The following proteins are encoded in a genomic region of Paenibacillus sp. FSL H3-0469:
- the groES gene encoding co-chaperone GroES, with protein MIKPLGERVLVEPSEQQETTSFGIVLPDSSKEKPQEGTIIAVGSGALKDGVRVALEVKEGDRVLFSKYAGTEIKYEGKEYLIMKESDIHAILD; from the coding sequence ATGATTAAACCACTAGGTGAACGCGTATTGGTAGAACCAAGCGAGCAACAGGAAACCACTTCTTTCGGGATCGTGCTTCCGGACTCTTCCAAAGAGAAGCCGCAAGAAGGTACTATTATCGCTGTAGGCAGCGGGGCTTTGAAAGACGGAGTCCGTGTAGCGCTGGAAGTGAAAGAGGGCGACCGTGTGCTTTTCTCGAAATATGCCGGAACTGAAATCAAATACGAAGGCAAAGAATATCTGATTATGAAAGAAAGCGACATCCACGCTATTCTTGACTAG
- a CDS encoding tRNA-dihydrouridine synthase, which produces MSNEPNFWLDLPKPFFILAPMEDVTDIVFRHVISEAAKPDVFFTEFTSAENYCHPVGKENVGGRLMFTADEQPIVAHIWGNKPALFEQMSIDMKKLGFRGIDINMGCPAQNAAASGKGAGLIRHPEVAAEIIQAAKAGGLPVSVKTRLGYSKIDEWRDWLGHILKQDIANLSIHLRTKKEKSKVAAHWELIPEIKKLRDEIAPNTLLTINGDIPDRATGLKIVEQYGVDGIMIGRGIFTNPFAFEKDSKEHSAKDFLNLLLLQLDLHDKYSTETLPRSFKPLLRYFKIYVRGFRGADELRDQLMETTSTDEVRRLVKPLLDQELD; this is translated from the coding sequence ATGAGTAACGAACCAAACTTTTGGCTGGATTTACCGAAACCGTTTTTTATATTAGCTCCAATGGAAGACGTCACAGATATTGTATTTCGTCACGTCATTAGTGAAGCTGCAAAACCTGACGTATTTTTCACAGAATTCACAAGTGCAGAAAATTATTGTCATCCTGTTGGAAAAGAAAATGTAGGTGGCCGGTTAATGTTCACAGCGGATGAGCAACCGATTGTCGCTCATATTTGGGGCAATAAACCTGCACTTTTTGAACAGATGAGTATTGATATGAAAAAACTTGGTTTTCGTGGTATCGATATAAACATGGGATGCCCGGCACAAAACGCCGCAGCCAGTGGAAAAGGGGCTGGATTAATACGCCATCCTGAAGTTGCAGCAGAAATTATTCAAGCAGCAAAAGCAGGTGGATTGCCGGTTAGTGTTAAAACAAGATTAGGTTACTCTAAAATTGATGAGTGGCGCGATTGGTTAGGACATATATTGAAACAAGATATTGCGAATCTTTCCATTCACCTTCGTACCAAAAAAGAGAAGAGTAAAGTAGCTGCACACTGGGAACTAATTCCTGAAATAAAAAAATTGCGCGATGAAATTGCCCCAAATACGTTGTTAACCATTAATGGAGATATTCCGGACCGCGCAACAGGATTAAAAATAGTTGAACAATACGGCGTTGATGGTATCATGATTGGCCGCGGCATTTTCACTAATCCATTTGCTTTTGAGAAAGACTCTAAAGAACATAGCGCGAAGGATTTTCTCAATTTACTTCTTTTACAGTTGGATCTTCATGATAAATATTCAACAGAAACCTTGCCACGTTCATTTAAACCACTTCTTCGCTATTTCAAAATCTATGTTCGTGGATTTAGAGGCGCAGACGAACTGCGAGACCAATTAATGGAAACCACTTCAACAGACGAAGTGCGTCGTTTAGTAAAACCTCTTCTAGATCAAGAATTAGATTGA
- the tatC gene encoding twin-arginine translocase subunit TatC, translating into MSLEAEEMSLVDHLTELRRRLIYVLIVFVAGLVLGLFVAKPIYLYLISADAAQGFVLHAFSFWDGIGMYMKIAMAVSLVFSVPFIAFQLWAFISPGLRPVERSAALRYVPYVFVLFIAGIAFAYYIVFPMALSFTISITRNMGLEETYGIAEYFNFLFSLVIPLALLFELPLIVMFLTKLRVLNPLRLRKMRRYAYFALVFIAVVITPPDFISDFLVTIPLLVLYEFSVFLSAFVYRRQLAEDAKREARYVKAE; encoded by the coding sequence ATGTCTCTGGAAGCGGAAGAAATGTCCCTCGTCGATCATCTGACGGAGCTGCGCAGACGTCTTATCTACGTGCTGATTGTATTTGTGGCCGGACTTGTGCTGGGCTTATTCGTCGCCAAACCAATCTATCTGTACCTGATCAGCGCCGACGCTGCGCAAGGCTTTGTACTGCATGCGTTCTCCTTCTGGGACGGGATCGGGATGTATATGAAGATCGCCATGGCGGTCTCGCTGGTCTTCTCCGTACCGTTCATTGCCTTCCAGCTATGGGCATTCATCAGCCCCGGTCTGCGTCCTGTGGAGCGGAGTGCTGCCCTGCGATATGTGCCTTATGTGTTTGTGTTGTTTATTGCCGGCATTGCTTTTGCCTATTACATAGTATTCCCTATGGCCTTGTCCTTCACCATTTCGATTACGCGGAATATGGGGCTTGAAGAGACCTACGGCATCGCTGAATACTTCAACTTCCTGTTCAGTCTGGTGATTCCGCTGGCCCTGCTCTTCGAGCTGCCGCTGATTGTCATGTTCCTGACCAAGCTTAGGGTGCTGAATCCGCTGCGTCTGCGCAAGATGCGCCGTTATGCCTATTTCGCGCTTGTGTTTATTGCTGTGGTCATTACGCCGCCTGATTTCATCTCGGACTTTCTGGTGACAATTCCGCTGCTGGTGCTGTATGAATTCAGTGTGTTTCTGTCCGCGTTCGTCTACCGCAGGCAATTGGCCGAGGACGCCAAGCGGGAGGCGCGGTATGTGAAGGCAGAATGA
- the groL gene encoding chaperonin GroEL (60 kDa chaperone family; promotes refolding of misfolded polypeptides especially under stressful conditions; forms two stacked rings of heptamers to form a barrel-shaped 14mer; ends can be capped by GroES; misfolded proteins enter the barrel where they are refolded when GroES binds), which yields MAKEIKFSEDARRAMLRGVDALANAVKVTLGPKGRNVVLEKKFGSPLITNDGVTIAKEIELEDAFENMGAQLVKEVATKTNDVAGDGTTTATVLAQAMIREGLKNVTAGANPMVMRKGIDKAVKAAVAELQNIAKPIVDSQAIAQVAAISAADEEVGQLIAEAMEKVGKDGVITVEESRGFLTELEVVEGMQFDRGYISPYMITDTDKMEAVLENPYILITDKKISSTQEILPLLEKIVQQARPLVIIAEDIEGEAQAMLIVNKLRGTFNAVAVKAPGFGDRREAMLQDIAALTGGQVITEKLGLDLKSTSIEQLGNARQVRVTKENTTIVDGSGDKADINARVSQIRSQLEETTSEFDKEKLQERLAKLAGGVAVVKVGAATETELKERKLRIEDALNATRAAVEEGIVSGGGTALVNVYAAVAAVVAEGDERTGVNLVLRALEEPVRTIAANAGQEGSVIVDRLKKEAIGIGYNAATDEWVNMFEAGIVDPAKVTRYALQNAASVAAMFLTTEAVIADKPEPPSAGGGMPDMGGMGGMGGMM from the coding sequence ATGGCTAAAGAAATTAAGTTCAGTGAAGATGCTCGCCGTGCAATGCTGCGCGGGGTTGACGCTTTGGCAAATGCAGTAAAGGTTACACTGGGTCCAAAAGGCCGCAACGTGGTGCTGGAGAAGAAATTCGGCAGCCCGCTGATCACTAACGATGGTGTAACCATCGCCAAAGAAATCGAACTCGAAGATGCCTTCGAGAACATGGGCGCACAGCTCGTTAAAGAAGTAGCTACCAAGACTAATGATGTAGCAGGTGACGGTACTACAACTGCAACGGTTCTGGCTCAGGCTATGATCCGCGAAGGTCTGAAGAACGTAACTGCAGGCGCTAACCCGATGGTTATGCGTAAAGGGATCGACAAAGCAGTTAAGGCTGCTGTCGCTGAACTGCAGAATATCGCTAAGCCGATTGTGGATTCCCAAGCGATCGCACAAGTAGCTGCAATCTCCGCTGCTGACGAAGAAGTGGGCCAACTGATTGCTGAAGCTATGGAAAAAGTGGGCAAGGACGGCGTTATCACCGTTGAAGAATCCCGCGGATTCCTGACTGAGCTTGAAGTGGTTGAAGGTATGCAGTTCGACCGTGGATACATTTCCCCGTACATGATCACGGATACGGACAAGATGGAAGCCGTTCTGGAGAACCCGTACATCCTGATCACAGACAAGAAAATCAGCAGCACTCAAGAAATTCTTCCGCTCTTGGAGAAGATCGTTCAACAGGCACGTCCGCTGGTAATTATCGCTGAAGATATCGAAGGCGAAGCTCAGGCGATGCTGATCGTGAACAAACTGCGCGGAACCTTCAACGCTGTGGCTGTTAAGGCTCCTGGATTCGGCGACCGCCGTGAAGCGATGCTGCAGGATATCGCTGCTCTGACAGGCGGCCAAGTGATCACTGAGAAGCTGGGTCTTGATCTCAAGAGCACTTCCATTGAGCAACTGGGTAATGCCCGTCAAGTGCGCGTAACCAAAGAAAACACTACAATCGTAGACGGAAGCGGCGACAAGGCGGACATCAATGCACGCGTTAGCCAAATCCGTTCCCAGCTGGAAGAAACGACTTCCGAGTTCGACAAAGAAAAACTGCAGGAGCGTCTGGCTAAATTGGCTGGCGGCGTAGCCGTTGTCAAAGTCGGTGCTGCGACTGAAACTGAACTGAAAGAGCGTAAGCTCCGCATCGAAGATGCCCTGAACGCAACCCGCGCTGCGGTTGAAGAAGGTATCGTATCCGGTGGGGGTACAGCTCTTGTGAACGTATATGCTGCTGTAGCTGCTGTTGTAGCTGAAGGCGACGAAAGAACTGGCGTTAACCTCGTGCTGCGCGCACTGGAAGAGCCTGTTCGTACGATCGCTGCTAACGCAGGCCAGGAAGGTTCCGTTATCGTGGACCGCCTGAAAAAAGAAGCCATCGGCATCGGCTACAACGCTGCTACCGATGAGTGGGTAAACATGTTCGAAGCAGGGATCGTTGACCCTGCCAAGGTAACCCGTTACGCGCTGCAGAACGCAGCTTCCGTAGCTGCTATGTTCCTGACTACCGAAGCCGTTATCGCTGACAAGCCAGAACCACCTAGTGCTGGCGGCGGAATGCCGGATATGGGCGGCATGGGCGGTATGGGCGGCATGATGTAA
- a CDS encoding clostripain-related cysteine peptidase: MMTKIRGFIIFLVFLLATTPSSAAAQSSSYAEALNHLGLFSGTENGYELSRVPTRAEALVMMLRLWGKEKEVLKSTYNSPFTDTGWESRYVSYAYTKGVVNGIDEFRFGGNRPISLNQYCSMVLRVLRYSETKGDFTYGTAVSFASIVLGIDLTQERGFNRGTLAKISSYVLNTRPKDQLATLGQTLSTANIFTTQALNEARSLWEQDKKLNGTTILIYAVGSDLESQQGRLTDDLEEILRGQPNQNTKILLQTGGTLNYHNKYMTDGAAERFEVSLGQLQKHESHIQTAASDPKTLKDFLVWGKTVAPNDRYILILWDHGYGTMGGFGADELNERKTMKVSELSQAIDSSDMYFDLIVFDACLMGTVETAYALRNQGKYLIASEDSTPAAGLYYTTWIGALERNPQISTERIGRLILDSFTLHSGMEAKMQTTLSMMKLSQAESLVKAIEHTEFDLSLTDLANRSELLGKNDGIFDQYDLIEIMGQSSEVTAAAQALAFEVRNSAGYNHRGGVAVYVPNKKMELTHQMKQELQAIGLSSKYIETIF; this comes from the coding sequence ATGATGACAAAAATCAGAGGTTTTATCATTTTTTTAGTCTTTCTTCTTGCAACAACTCCATCATCAGCAGCGGCACAAAGCTCCAGCTATGCAGAAGCGCTTAACCACTTGGGATTGTTCAGTGGAACGGAGAATGGATATGAGCTGTCGCGGGTGCCTACCAGGGCAGAAGCCCTTGTAATGATGCTGCGTCTGTGGGGCAAGGAGAAGGAGGTCCTGAAAAGCACCTACAACAGTCCATTTACTGATACAGGGTGGGAAAGCCGCTACGTGTCGTATGCCTATACCAAGGGTGTTGTTAATGGAATAGATGAGTTTCGTTTTGGCGGTAACCGGCCCATCTCGCTTAACCAGTATTGTTCAATGGTTTTAAGGGTGCTCAGATATTCAGAAACAAAGGGCGACTTCACTTATGGAACTGCGGTTTCTTTCGCCTCAATAGTTCTAGGAATAGACCTTACCCAAGAACGCGGATTCAACCGGGGAACGCTTGCAAAAATAAGCAGTTATGTTCTAAACACAAGACCCAAAGACCAGCTTGCAACGCTAGGTCAAACCCTTAGTACAGCAAATATTTTCACCACGCAAGCTTTAAACGAGGCGAGGTCACTTTGGGAGCAGGATAAAAAGTTGAATGGAACGACGATTTTAATCTATGCAGTGGGTTCTGACCTTGAATCACAGCAAGGCCGGTTAACCGATGACCTGGAAGAAATTTTGCGGGGTCAGCCCAACCAAAATACGAAAATCCTGCTGCAAACAGGCGGAACGCTCAACTATCACAACAAATATATGACCGATGGAGCAGCCGAACGCTTTGAAGTTAGTCTTGGACAACTGCAAAAGCACGAAAGCCACATCCAAACCGCCGCATCAGACCCTAAAACACTAAAGGATTTTCTTGTATGGGGCAAAACCGTTGCACCAAATGATCGTTACATTCTGATTCTATGGGACCATGGGTATGGAACAATGGGCGGATTTGGCGCAGACGAGCTAAATGAACGAAAAACGATGAAGGTCTCGGAGCTTTCCCAAGCAATCGATTCATCAGATATGTATTTCGACTTAATCGTCTTTGATGCATGCCTTATGGGCACCGTTGAAACTGCCTATGCACTTAGAAATCAGGGCAAATATCTCATAGCTTCTGAAGATTCAACGCCCGCAGCAGGCTTGTACTATACCACATGGATAGGTGCGCTAGAGCGAAACCCGCAGATCAGCACTGAAAGGATAGGGCGCTTAATTTTAGATTCCTTTACCCTTCATTCGGGGATGGAAGCTAAGATGCAAACCACCCTATCAATGATGAAGCTGTCTCAGGCGGAATCCCTGGTTAAGGCCATAGAACATACAGAATTTGATCTCTCCCTAACAGACCTTGCCAACCGCTCAGAGCTATTAGGCAAGAACGACGGGATATTCGATCAATATGATCTTATAGAGATTATGGGCCAATCCTCAGAAGTCACTGCTGCCGCCCAAGCACTTGCCTTCGAAGTAAGAAATTCAGCAGGCTATAACCATCGGGGCGGCGTAGCGGTATATGTCCCTAACAAAAAAATGGAACTCACACATCAAATGAAACAAGAGCTACAAGCCATTGGTCTTAGCTCAAAATACATAGAAACTATTTTCTAA